One Solanum pennellii chromosome 9, SPENNV200 DNA segment encodes these proteins:
- the LOC114074001 gene encoding uncharacterized protein LOC114074001 has protein sequence MDANSHSVSPELSLLTNNLAIPQTRFSPSCALCHTLFISDNNEPANFEAINIFDDCKFLLLEDLGTPMRDYQTRSWIESRRSKRVHSDAESDGVDSLFEETESITGYRNINRAYGGNFDASVDGNTYVDNDHSSGSDFETHTDIDPMHAGIYNWNSHNE, from the coding sequence ATGGATGCAAACTCACATTCTGTTTCACCAGAATTATCTCTGCTAACTAACAATTTGGCTATTCCCCAAACTAGATTCTCTCCTTCGTGTGCTTTATGTCATACACTGTTCATATCAGATAATAATGAGCCTGCTAACTTTGAagcaataaatatatttgatgatTGTAAATTCTTACTCCTGGAGGATCTTGGGACACCCATGCGAGATTATCAAACTAGATCCTGGATTGAGTCTAGGAGGTCGAAGAGGGTTCATTCCGATGCTGAAAGTGATGGTGTTGATTCTCTCTTTGAGGAGACTGAATCCATCACTGGATATAGGAACATTAATAGAGCCTATGGAGGGAACTTTGATGCTTCTGTTGATGGTAATACTTACGTTGATAATGATCATTCTTCTGGGAGTGACTTTGAGACTCATACTGATATTGACCCCATGCACGCTGGTATCTATAATTGGAACTCTCATAATGAATAG